In Cotesia glomerata isolate CgM1 linkage group LG1, MPM_Cglom_v2.3, whole genome shotgun sequence, one genomic interval encodes:
- the LOC123265429 gene encoding putative epidermal cell surface receptor isoform X3 produces MNIQRKCILLLIFIISTTITTVLCKFKQKNEFIQDEKIGNLHRRRIRTIKDETSNHSNNGQDKIPGVISLDEMTPLQQNNFTGNNLSEIISTTNLTGKLLQLKQIHYNEKINYTINNSSSIIYDEDYKKNETYDKNNAKDIINNLNGTSTISMPIFETLVTNFSRARALDIPSSSLEPTNSLSANLTDLSDVSMDENDKQIEGGEYILHNNETNFKISPIIFSREQKCIEPNNKTYQVGEIIIRGCSEKCICGKNGTVDDCQPIYCENPLVKAIGKSQDPFCHKQKIHDNECCAILVCSSINNNNNNNNNNNNPNYQSTGTCNFIGNDNVNKTIDIGQHIEDGCTRICTCETGGILNCKPRCPLLNANNYNDNDNDDDEKKNKSNLQNSDNNDRCVKLEDPRDSCCTITYCDVSIGEHELMASTDATPSATTIKSLKNKTDEILTNIYMNNDQIKILNSTAIKILLPTELININKTIVEVSKNNYIWKRKNFNKEGIIANLEPSSVYYIRIKTQDKNNKTISTISVVTLPSSSSLPQINILKNKITNNSTTIKIDSKDSCSYRGKLYQIGSEWYDECINFCVCEKGPKTQCVTIECPTDFGLDVLDPNCLDWETVPFNFVPKAPQCCPEEVRCRNNGSCNYEGVVYDNWNEIPNNITGCDKRCYCEMGNISCQPACPPVPALPPDTLSCSSNQAILTKLPDDECCLHWICGSQVNNNENYNTFMPDLPDTSSGHIYSSLGFPLHGDGVAASEYLNKVSGQLSSSFNNEIIIKSLDAIDDSTIRILFTVPSVLVGLFGRVELRYTNEIMNSDLSTWKSQIFIPPNDLIATPQLEFELDGLEPSTEYKLKVTVILRNDQINNNNNNNNNPTSKIYSVKTLDRYTDNKNKHTLIKGTTESTKIMTTEISSPPQIFIDAGLKVIETNFSWIKVEWKKFTEFEIKFIDGIQLRYKEYDSKVYTTTPLIHRAVTSWIIEGLKPATTYQIGISIIPFPGQTTELYSEKTIQITTSIEPDPYSFDVKVEIKMIKSQEIELSWSGVPYPEDKYVNIYRAIYQSDSGKGDTSTFKIAKRDSPAKTIISDLKPGTRYRLWLEIYLTNGKIKKSNVQDFITKPGIDLLHTASTGNIYQSGKYGITASAAAVSIPSSHQENNNNNNHNSKIINNNLNNINDNNNNNNNNYYGPLVIVAIVASLAILSTLILLMMLMKRRSSNKAEISSSRKTTASAAYDNPSYKVEIQQETMDL; encoded by the exons ccAATAATGGTCAAGATAAAATTCCTGGAGTTATATCACTTGACGAGATGACACCTTTACAACAGAATAATTTTACGGGAAATAATTTATCCGAAATAATATCAACAACAAATTTAACAGGAAAATTATTACAACTAAAACAAATTCACTAcaacgaaaaaattaattatacaatcAATAATAGTAGCAGTATAATATATGAtgaagattataaaaaaaatgaaacatacgataaaaataatg CAAaggatattataaataatttaaatggtaCATCAACAATATCAATGCCAATTTTTGAAACACTAGTAACAAACTTTTCACGTGCTCGTGCACTTGACATACCATCATCTTCTTTAGAACCAACTAATTCATTAAGTGCCAATTTAACAGATCTAAGCGATGTCAGCATGGATGAAAATGACAAACAAATTGAAG GTGGAGAGTATATTTTACATAACAAtgaaactaattttaaaatttcaccaataatattttcaagagAACAAAAATGCATTGAACCAAACAATAAAACATATCAGGTTGgcgaaataattattagaggaTGCTCAGAAAAGTGTATTTGTGGTAAAAATGGTACTGTTGATGATTGTCAACCAATTTACTGTGAAAATCCTTTGGTTAAAGCCATTGGTAAAAGTCAAGATCCTTTTTgtcataaacaaaaaattcatgataATGAATGTTGTGCAATTTTAGTTTGTTcttctattaataataataataacaacaacaacaacaacaacaatccCA ATTATCAGTCAACAGgtacttgtaattttattggtaATGACAAcgttaataaaacaattgataTTGGACAGCATATAGAAGACGGTTGTACCAGGATATGTACTTGTGAAACTGGTGGCATATTAAATTGTAAACCCAGATGTCCATTATTAAATGCTAATAATTACAATGACAATGACAATGATGACGatgaaaaaaagaataaatcaaatttacaaaatagTGACAATAATGACCGATGTGTAAAGCTTGAAGATCCtag AGATTCTTGTTGTACTATTACTTACTGCGATGTAAGTATTGGTGAGCACGAGCTAATGGCTTCAACAGACGCTACACCCTCAGCTACAAccattaaatcattaaaaaacaaaactgacgaaattttaacaaatatttatatgaataatgaccagattaaaattttaaattcaacagcaataaaaattttattaccaacagaattaattaatattaacaaaactATAGTtgaagtatctaaaaataattacatatggaaacgaaaaaattttaataaag aAGGTATAATAGCTAATTTAGAACCTTCATCAGTTTACTACATTCGAATAAAAACACAAGACAAAAACAACAAGACAATATCAACAATTAGTGTAGTAACATTACCATCATCTTCATCATTACCACAAATTAacatattgaaaaataaaattacaaacaatTCAACTACTATAAAAATAGATAGTAAAGATTCATGTAGCTATAGGGGTAAATTATATCAAATTGGTTCTGAATGGTATGATGagtgtattaatttttgtgtttGCGAAAAAGGCCCAAAAACACAATGCGTCACAATAGAATGTCCCACTGATTTTGGCTTAGATGTTTTAGACCCTAATTGCTTAGACTGGGAAACTGTACCATTTAATTTTGTTCCCAAAGCACCTCAATGTTGTCCCGAA gaaGTAAGATGTCGCAATAATGGATCTTGTAATTACGAAGGCGTAGTTTATGACAATTGGAATGAAATTCCAAATAATATCACTGGTTGCGATAAAAGATGTTATTGTGAAATGGGAAATATTTCGTGTCAACCAGCATGTCCTCCGGTTCCAGCTCTACCACCCGATACTTTATCATGTTCTTCAAATCAAGCTATACTCACTAAATTACCAGATGATGAGTGTTGCTTACATTGGATTTGCGGCAGCCAAGTCAACAAtaacgaaaattataatacttttATGCCAG aTTTACCAGACACGTCATCAGGACATATTTACTCTTCTCTCGGTTTTCCATTACACGGTGATGGTGTTGCAGCtagtgaatatttaaataaagtttctGGACAATTATCATCCtcatttaataatgaaataattataaaatctttGGATGCAATTGATGATTCAACAATAAGAATACTATTTACAGTACCATCTGTTCTAGTTGGACTTTTTGGGCGTGTTGAACTACGTTACACAAATGaaataat gAATTCGGATCTATCGACATGGAaatcacaaatatttataCCTCCAAATGATTTGATTGCAACACCACAATTGGAATTTGAACTTGATGGTCTAGAACCTTCAAccgaatataaattaaaagtaactGTTATTCTTCGAaacgatcaaataaataataataataataataataataatccaacCAGCAAAATTTATAGTGTTAAAACACTTGATCGTTATacagataataaaaataaacacacATTGATTAAGGGAACAACAGAATCAACAAAAATTATGACTACAGAAATTTCTTCACCAcctcaaatttttattgacgcTGGTCTTAAAGTTATTGAAACAAATTTTAGCTGGATTAAAGTTGAATGGAAgaaatttacagaatttgaaattaaatttatcgatGGTATACAATTGAGATACAAAGAATATGATAGCAAAGTTTATACGACAACACCACTAATTCATCGTGCTGTTACAAGCTGGATAATTGAGGGATTAAAACCAGCTACTACATATCAAATTGGTATATCAATTATTCCTTTTCCTGGTCAAACAACTGAACTTTACAGTGAAAAAACG atTCAAATTACGACATCTATTGAGCCTGATCCTTATTCTTTTGACGTtaaagttgaaataaaaatgattaaatcaCAGGAAATTGAATTATCATGGAGTGGAGTACCATATCCCGAAGATAAATATGTTAACATATACCGTGCAATTTATCAAAGTGATAGTGGAAAGGGTGATACTAGTACTTTTAAAATAGCTAAAAGAGATTCTCCAGCTAAAACTATAATAAGTGATTTAAAGCCTGGAACAAGATATAGATTGTGGCTTGAAATTTACTTAACTAAtggaaaaataaagaaaagtaaTGTTCAAGATTTTATAACTAAGCCAGGTATTGATTTATTACATACCGCAAGCACTggtaatatttatcaatcgGGTAAATACGGTATCACTGCCTCAGCAGCAGCTGTATCAATTCCATCATCacaccaagaaaataataataataataatcacaatagtaaaattattaataacaatctTAACAacattaatgataataataataataataataataattattacggGCCTCTAGTCATTGTTGCTATTGTTGCTTCTCTTGCTATACTCTCAACATTGATATTACTTATGATGCTTATGAAGAGAAGATCAAGTAATAAAGCTGAAATTTCGTCTTCTCGTAAAACAACTGCATCTGCAGCATATGATAATCCATCCTACAAAGTAGAAATACAACAGGAAACTATGG atttgtaa